One Candidatus Peregrinibacteria bacterium DNA segment encodes these proteins:
- a CDS encoding thioredoxin family protein — MVLLHSKTLPLGSSAPDFKLKGIDGKWHVLEDYASAKVLVLIFMCNHCPYVQKIWSELVTLDKNFPSEVQMLGINSNGANTAYPEDSFEKMKHYAQEKGQSFPYLYDEDQSAAEAYQAACTPDIFVYGPDRCLAYHGAFEGLKTAVEALLEGQAPSKEQIHSMGCSIKWA, encoded by the coding sequence ATGGTGCTTTTGCACTCTAAAACGCTTCCTTTGGGCTCCTCGGCTCCTGATTTCAAACTCAAGGGCATTGATGGAAAATGGCATGTTTTAGAGGATTACGCTTCAGCCAAGGTGCTGGTGCTTATTTTTATGTGCAACCACTGCCCTTATGTGCAGAAAATTTGGTCCGAGCTCGTAACTTTAGATAAAAACTTTCCTTCGGAAGTGCAAATGCTCGGGATCAATTCCAATGGAGCGAACACTGCTTACCCTGAAGATTCTTTTGAAAAAATGAAGCACTATGCCCAAGAAAAAGGGCAAAGTTTCCCTTATTTATACGATGAAGATCAAAGTGCGGCGGAGGCTTATCAGGCGGCGTGCACGCCCGATATTTTTGTCTATGGTCCCGATCGTTGTTTGGCTTATCACGGGGCTTTTGAGGGTTTGAAAACTGCGGTGGAAGCGCTTTTGGAAGGGCAGGCTCCTTCAAAAGAACAAATTCATTCCATGGGCTGTTCCATCAAGTGGGCGTAG